One segment of Pseudanabaena sp. FACHB-2040 DNA contains the following:
- a CDS encoding circadian clock protein KaiA — translation MLSNLLINLYITSDKVRHLLEPTLEKSAYTAQWHTTERDFFAWTRANHQCTDCLILQSTDQLTLILSQLKRQDILLPTIVVASELDPQILRENEKGRPAVPLQEQCSQAAADYHSAITCLTWKDLGELERHIHQSIDQFLKLPSTLPVSELLASDESAQTLSLRAQQQRLTQKLKERLGYLGVYYKRNPDHFLRSMSQAEREAFLNQLRTGYRGIILNYFSNDAGLNQEIDDFVNIAFLADVSVSQIVEIHMELMDQFSNQLKLEGRSEEILLDYRLTLIDVIAHLCEMYRRSIPREP, via the coding sequence TTGCTCTCAAATCTGCTGATCAACCTCTACATCACCTCAGACAAGGTCCGCCATCTCCTAGAGCCCACCTTGGAGAAGAGTGCATACACCGCCCAATGGCATACCACCGAGCGAGACTTCTTCGCCTGGACCCGCGCTAACCACCAATGCACTGACTGTTTGATCTTGCAGAGCACCGATCAGCTTACCTTGATTTTGAGCCAGCTCAAGCGTCAAGACATTCTGCTGCCGACAATTGTAGTTGCGTCAGAACTCGATCCTCAAATCCTGAGAGAGAATGAAAAAGGTCGACCTGCCGTTCCCTTGCAGGAGCAGTGTAGCCAGGCTGCTGCTGACTACCATTCCGCCATAACCTGCCTTACCTGGAAAGACCTAGGAGAGTTAGAGCGGCATATCCATCAGTCAATTGACCAATTCCTGAAGCTGCCTTCAACCTTGCCAGTCAGTGAGTTGCTGGCCTCAGATGAGAGCGCTCAAACCCTGAGTCTACGGGCTCAACAGCAGCGACTAACCCAGAAACTAAAGGAGCGGCTGGGCTATTTAGGGGTCTATTACAAGCGCAATCCCGATCATTTTCTACGCAGTATGAGTCAGGCCGAACGAGAAGCATTTCTCAACCAACTTCGAACTGGCTACCGGGGTATCATCCTTAACTACTTCTCAAACGACGCAGGCCTTAACCAAGAAATCGACGACTTCGTTAATATTGCTTTTCTAGCCGATGTATCGGTGTCTCAGATTGTCGAAATTCACATGGAACTGATGGATCAATTTTCCAATCAGCTCAAGCTAGAAGGGCGCAGCGAGGAAATTCTGCTGGACTACCGCCTAACTTTAATTGACGTGATTGCTCATCTGTGTGAAATGTATCGTCGTTCTATCCCCAGAGAACCGTAA
- a CDS encoding HAMP domain-containing sensor histidine kinase, whose amino-acid sequence MALPFPSQFLLQVPLCSPSDPLRAVAEALGRGGHSYAMVLTPDHQPLGIVRASQLLGYLMAVSEPLNGVGSGDPAGDDAQILCLSHRLEWIEPVRLILAEQPLEQELSEIVGSANLPWAVIGSQRVYLGMLDWNRLLPLLTSERSLPGLYATQPNLPAGLQDSPQTVPKSPISDALRNSLQFQTPLYTLIEQIPLPLMLQAAEGETVFCNRIWTEQVFTDLSVAHWQPLKSAFESSIHSLQPLLTLASASQMGDRAEIGQVPQIADIAAPSNLEPRPGTLAWQLIRVPLRSGSKEPSSNTLPVSQWIDTLLQKAATEEQTVTQTTLLTEPGVPDLWLVLALPARAGPALQPQSSDQPSPSPQPLPELPLPKPKDTWLLELNHELKSPLTSLLGLSTLLQDPRLGTLNPRQTRYARLLNQTTRQLVSTVNQLLDWFRLDCGQLTLFPTAISLQELGPQILRSIQTPVPAAAAPVIDREKHFSWSVEPGLAIIVADPLRLRQMLQHLANYTLSHIDDQTDWGLQVESWGNWVALTVWGRGEGLPPALQGQLFRDRYEPAEDSSPPAGRTELSLILTWHLVRLHGGDITFISSPNQDSRFTLLLPPGEQEQPSSQASEELQPVSPISQQTTPTTELLLLVCTEVNIIETVADLLQETPYRLAIARSYPELLDKARRLTPALVLIHSESFPAQDWEKVPPLGHGPPVFLSSMAASAGSGVTSRRHLSLQHLPDQLLPYLQALLSSAPASPVWTTPPRLTILHLSEMPSAKPTTHPPWSLSGWLHDFPCRVLEVDDLVQAEVLCRVWKPHVVLLDPSITDADLYLTRLAQLPSLRNRPLVTLTPALTQAACQWTQLSVFPCLEALSLGSDKAAALLMKTISAAATAQ is encoded by the coding sequence ATGGCTTTGCCCTTCCCGTCCCAATTTTTGCTTCAGGTGCCGCTCTGCAGCCCTAGCGACCCTTTAAGGGCCGTAGCCGAAGCCTTGGGGAGAGGTGGCCACAGTTACGCTATGGTTTTGACCCCAGACCACCAGCCTCTGGGCATCGTTAGGGCTAGTCAGTTGCTGGGGTACCTCATGGCCGTCTCAGAGCCTCTTAATGGAGTGGGCTCTGGTGACCCTGCTGGAGACGATGCTCAGATCTTGTGCTTGAGCCATCGGCTTGAGTGGATAGAGCCGGTTCGTCTGATTTTGGCCGAGCAGCCTCTGGAGCAAGAACTATCAGAAATAGTAGGCTCTGCAAACCTGCCTTGGGCCGTGATCGGCAGCCAGCGAGTTTACCTAGGCATGCTCGACTGGAATCGGCTGCTGCCACTCCTGACCTCTGAGCGATCTCTTCCTGGGCTCTATGCAACCCAACCCAATCTGCCAGCAGGTCTCCAAGACTCGCCTCAGACCGTCCCCAAAAGCCCTATTTCTGACGCGCTCAGAAACAGCCTGCAGTTTCAAACGCCTCTGTATACCCTGATCGAACAAATTCCCTTACCCCTCATGCTGCAGGCAGCCGAGGGTGAGACTGTATTCTGTAACCGAATCTGGACTGAACAGGTCTTTACCGATCTGAGCGTAGCCCACTGGCAGCCCCTAAAAAGCGCCTTTGAAAGCTCCATTCACTCTTTGCAGCCGCTGTTGACCCTGGCTAGCGCCAGTCAGATGGGAGATCGAGCAGAGATTGGGCAGGTGCCCCAAATAGCTGACATAGCAGCCCCCTCAAATTTAGAGCCTCGTCCAGGAACCTTGGCCTGGCAGCTGATCCGAGTTCCTCTGCGTAGCGGTTCCAAAGAGCCGTCATCCAATACTCTGCCGGTTTCCCAGTGGATCGACACCCTGCTTCAGAAAGCGGCCACTGAGGAGCAAACCGTCACCCAGACCACTCTCCTCACAGAGCCAGGTGTGCCCGATCTCTGGCTAGTGCTGGCCCTACCCGCCCGTGCGGGTCCCGCGCTTCAGCCGCAGTCCTCTGATCAACCTTCCCCCTCCCCCCAGCCTTTGCCAGAGCTGCCCTTACCCAAACCCAAAGACACCTGGCTGCTTGAACTCAACCATGAGCTTAAGTCTCCCCTAACCTCTCTTCTGGGCCTGTCTACGCTGCTGCAAGACCCCCGCCTAGGCACCCTCAATCCCCGCCAGACTCGCTACGCTCGGCTGCTAAATCAAACAACGCGGCAGCTCGTCTCTACAGTTAATCAGCTGCTGGACTGGTTTCGCCTCGACTGTGGTCAGCTAACGCTGTTTCCAACCGCTATTTCTCTACAAGAACTGGGTCCCCAAATCCTACGCTCAATTCAGACCCCGGTACCCGCAGCGGCAGCCCCTGTCATTGACCGGGAGAAACACTTTAGCTGGAGCGTTGAACCTGGCCTGGCGATCATCGTGGCAGACCCATTGCGGCTGCGGCAGATGCTGCAGCACCTAGCCAACTACACGCTGAGCCATATCGACGATCAAACAGACTGGGGCCTGCAGGTAGAAAGTTGGGGTAACTGGGTAGCTCTGACCGTTTGGGGCAGGGGAGAGGGCCTACCACCGGCTCTGCAGGGGCAGCTATTTCGAGATCGCTATGAACCTGCCGAGGACAGTTCACCCCCTGCCGGACGTACCGAGCTGAGCCTGATTTTGACCTGGCATTTGGTGCGCCTCCACGGGGGCGATATCACTTTTATATCTTCTCCTAACCAAGACAGTCGCTTTACCCTGCTGCTGCCCCCTGGTGAGCAGGAGCAGCCCAGCTCCCAGGCCTCAGAGGAACTGCAGCCAGTATCTCCAATATCCCAACAGACAACTCCGACTACTGAGCTGCTGCTGCTGGTCTGCACCGAGGTCAATATCATTGAAACGGTTGCTGACCTGCTGCAAGAAACCCCCTATCGACTTGCGATCGCACGTTCCTACCCCGAACTGCTAGACAAAGCTCGCCGCCTAACCCCTGCTCTGGTTCTAATTCATTCAGAATCGTTCCCGGCGCAAGATTGGGAGAAGGTGCCGCCGTTGGGCCACGGTCCTCCCGTGTTTCTAAGCTCGATGGCCGCTTCAGCCGGATCTGGGGTGACCAGCCGCCGCCACCTCAGCCTGCAGCATCTGCCAGATCAGCTGCTGCCGTACCTGCAGGCCCTGTTGTCTTCCGCTCCAGCCTCCCCGGTCTGGACGACACCGCCTAGGCTCACGATCCTACACCTGAGTGAAATGCCCTCTGCCAAACCCACAACCCATCCCCCTTGGTCTCTGAGCGGCTGGCTCCATGACTTCCCCTGCCGGGTGCTGGAGGTGGACGATCTAGTTCAGGCGGAAGTCCTTTGTCGGGTTTGGAAGCCTCATGTGGTGCTGCTCGATCCTTCAATCACAGATGCCGATCTCTATTTGACCCGTTTGGCCCAACTGCCTAGCTTGAGAAACCGCCCTCTAGTCACTCTAACCCCAGCTTTAACCCAGGCTGCCTGCCAATGGACTCAGCTCTCAGTCTTTCCCTGCCTAGAGGCGTTGTCCCTAGGCTCTGATAAGGCAGCGGCTTTGCTAATGAAGACTATCTCTGCTGCTGCTACCGCCCAATGA
- the kaiB gene encoding circadian clock protein KaiB, with protein sequence MSSVKKTYILKLYVAGNTPNSIRALKTLNNILEQEFQGVYALKVIDVLKNPQLAEEDKILATPTLSKILPPPVRKIIGDLSDRERVLIGLDLLYDELREDEVFS encoded by the coding sequence ATGAGCTCAGTCAAAAAAACTTACATCCTCAAGCTCTATGTGGCGGGTAACACCCCCAACTCCATTCGCGCGCTAAAAACCCTCAACAACATCCTTGAGCAAGAGTTTCAAGGCGTCTACGCCCTCAAAGTGATTGACGTCCTAAAAAATCCTCAGCTTGCTGAAGAAGACAAAATCCTAGCGACGCCAACCCTCTCCAAGATTCTGCCGCCGCCTGTACGCAAGATTATCGGTGATCTGTCAGATCGAGAAAGGGTGCTGATTGGTCTAGATCTTCTCTACGATGAATTGCGAGAAGACGAAGTCTTCAGCTAA
- the kaiC gene encoding circadian clock protein KaiC: protein MAQSALSENQSPLKPLGVQKICTMIEGFDDISHGGLPIGRATLVSGTSGTGKTLFAVQFLYNGITRFDEAGVFVTFEESPEDIVKNAFSFGWDLQSLIDEGKLFILDASPDPEGQDVVGNFDLSALIERIQYAIRKYKAQRVSIDSVTAVFQQYDAASVVRREIFRLVARLKQMGVTTVMTTERVDEYGPVARYGVEEFVSDNVVINRNVLDGERRRRTMEILKLRGTTHMKGEYPFTITNEGINIFPLGAMRLTQRSSNARVSSGVTTLDEMCGGGFFKDSIILATGATGTGKTLLVSKFLEDGCRTGERAILFAYEESRAQLSRNAYSWGIDFEEMEREGLLKIICAYPESAGLEDHLQIIKNEISQFKPSRMAIDSLSALDRGVSNTSFRQFVIGVTGFAKQEEITGFFTNTTEQFMGLHSITESHISTITDTILMLQYVEVRGQMSRAINVFKMRGSWHDKGIREYTISSHGPEIKDSFRNLERIISGSPTRIAVDEKSELSRIVKGVQGDEIT, encoded by the coding sequence ATGGCTCAATCCGCTCTTAGCGAAAATCAAAGTCCCCTAAAGCCTCTAGGGGTACAAAAAATCTGCACCATGATCGAAGGCTTTGACGACATCAGTCATGGCGGTTTGCCGATTGGTCGAGCGACTCTGGTCAGCGGCACGTCTGGAACCGGCAAGACTCTGTTTGCGGTGCAGTTTCTCTACAACGGCATTACCCGCTTTGATGAGGCTGGGGTCTTCGTTACCTTTGAAGAGTCTCCCGAAGACATCGTTAAAAACGCTTTTAGCTTTGGCTGGGATCTGCAGAGCCTGATCGACGAAGGTAAGCTTTTCATTCTAGATGCCTCCCCCGATCCTGAAGGTCAAGACGTAGTCGGCAACTTTGATCTCTCAGCCCTAATCGAGCGAATTCAGTACGCTATTCGCAAGTACAAAGCCCAGCGAGTTTCGATTGACTCGGTAACGGCGGTCTTCCAGCAGTACGATGCCGCGTCTGTGGTGCGCCGAGAAATCTTCCGCCTGGTCGCTCGGCTAAAGCAGATGGGCGTGACCACCGTTATGACCACTGAGCGAGTAGATGAATACGGCCCAGTAGCCCGCTACGGTGTCGAGGAATTTGTCTCTGACAACGTGGTAATTAACCGCAACGTGCTCGACGGGGAACGCCGCCGCCGCACGATGGAAATTCTCAAGCTGCGCGGCACCACCCACATGAAAGGGGAATATCCCTTCACCATCACTAACGAGGGAATCAACATCTTCCCCCTGGGGGCTATGCGCCTCACTCAACGATCTTCCAATGCCCGTGTGTCTTCGGGGGTAACAACGCTGGACGAGATGTGCGGCGGCGGCTTCTTCAAAGACTCCATTATTTTGGCCACTGGCGCGACCGGTACCGGCAAGACGCTGCTGGTCAGCAAATTTCTAGAGGATGGCTGCAGGACTGGTGAGCGGGCGATTCTCTTTGCCTACGAAGAATCTCGCGCTCAGCTCTCGCGCAACGCCTATTCTTGGGGCATCGATTTTGAGGAGATGGAGCGGGAGGGGCTGCTCAAGATTATCTGTGCTTACCCAGAATCTGCTGGCCTAGAAGATCACCTGCAGATTATCAAAAATGAGATCTCCCAGTTCAAGCCCTCGCGCATGGCGATTGACTCGCTGTCGGCCCTAGATCGGGGAGTGAGCAATACCTCTTTCCGTCAGTTTGTGATTGGCGTGACGGGCTTTGCCAAGCAGGAGGAGATCACCGGATTTTTTACCAACACGACTGAGCAGTTTATGGGGCTGCACTCGATCACCGAGTCGCATATCTCCACGATTACCGACACCATTTTGATGCTCCAGTACGTAGAGGTGCGGGGCCAGATGTCGCGGGCCATTAACGTCTTTAAGATGCGGGGTTCTTGGCACGACAAGGGCATCCGTGAGTACACCATCAGCAGCCACGGCCCCGAGATCAAAGATTCCTTCCGCAACCTGGAACGCATTATCAGCGGCTCACCCACCCGGATTGCAGTAGACGAGAAGAGCGAACTGTCCCGGATTGTCAAAGGGGTACAGGGAGACGAGATAACGTAA
- a CDS encoding MAPEG family protein: MTVDLVCLLILALWSIPLNHIPAIARVTQSNVAWGMGNRETSPKVPAWVERADRAQRNHHDNLAMIAAVILTAAVAGQADRVTAIASIVVVVMRLLHSLTYMLGVIGLRSLVYFAALGALLVIVWRTLT; this comes from the coding sequence ATGACGGTTGATCTCGTCTGCCTGCTGATTTTAGCGCTCTGGTCAATTCCGCTGAATCACATTCCGGCCATTGCTCGGGTCACGCAATCTAATGTGGCTTGGGGCATGGGCAACCGAGAAACCTCTCCTAAGGTACCTGCCTGGGTAGAGCGAGCCGATCGGGCCCAGCGCAATCACCATGACAATTTGGCGATGATTGCAGCGGTTATTTTAACGGCTGCGGTGGCGGGGCAGGCAGATAGGGTCACTGCGATCGCATCGATTGTCGTGGTGGTCATGCGCCTGCTGCATAGCCTGACCTATATGCTGGGGGTTATTGGGTTGCGATCGCTAGTTTACTTTGCAGCCTTAGGGGCACTTCTGGTAATCGTTTGGCGGACTTTGACATAG